tttttttttttttttgtatcctcTTCctaccatgaaaaatataggtTGGACCTCATTGCTTTTAatatttcaactttaatttttatttttttaatttttaatttttttttaatgcttttattaaatttttattgtttttaattaaatttttcaattttaatttatcatatatatatttgtttccaGTTTCAACCTTCTTCTTTCATAAAATCCTAGTCTCttaaataaaactcaaattcaactattaaattcaataaaaaatatatagatatacCCTATTTTTAAACACACACACTAATACGTGTGCACCAGTGCACGTATATTACGTTGAGAGTTTcccacaaaaagaaaattttaaatgctacaccatataaaaaaatttaaatagaatCGTATTCTATTTGTAAGAATAAGAAGCTCATAACCATTAAGTTACAATTCCATTTATGTAATGTGTAATAgatatttcatatttctttcttaaaacgtcaatgaataatattttcaactaattttCATAAGGATATTTAAGATAttaagtgaaaataaataattttatattattctttaatataatttgtttaatgaaaaccttttaggatattaaaaatatccacaattattttatatttaatttaatttaatcaaatataaataataaaattcaaattcatgaatatttaattattttaactcaaaatttttaggtattatgttaaatttaataaatagttttatattattccttaccaaaaaacattttaaaaatatatttattttttttcatttttatcatgtATGGAAGGTTTTGTACAAGTTTGTAAAAAGAGaagcatgacaaaaaaaaaaaaaaaagaactagctGGAATATCTCCCTGCCAATTAATTAATAGTCTTACCCTGGCTCGTAGCAGCACAAAATTGAAGGTGGAACAAGTTTGTGATggactttaatttaatttcaaaatattaataaaagggGAAATATGATGGACCGCTAGCTAGTAGCAGATGGCagcaatgattttatttgtctttttgcAAGTCAACTGCCTCAGGAAGCGTGCTAATTAGTAATAAGTAATAggtgatatttatttttgtgttttaaaactatatttttaaaaaaaatttaaaattttatttttgattcaaattaatatttttaatattttaatattaaaattaatttttaacaaataaaaaatatattattttaatatatttttaagtgaaaaataaatataacgaACTCTTAAACAAGCTTATTATTTACTATTAATAGATTTGACATTGTGTATGTTTGTAgactgattatttatttatttattttaaaagaaagtgaTATACATTTTACCATAATATATGCATACAAGTTTCAAACTATAAATCTCAGTGTCATAGATTAGTAGGCAAGCAAAACACTGTAACAGTATGGTTAGATACAGTTGACAGATTAGCTATTTTTCTCAAAGATTtgatatataatatagtatCTAGAAAAGTTATGTGCTCGGTTTGTTCAAGATTTATAATACATGAATTCATTGATATTTATGCGATCTCAGcttctaaaaacaaaatccaaaacatGAACTCTTCCGGATCAAGCACTAAAGAGACTCAAAATctgaataatatatattggtGGGGATAATTTTATGAACACCATTTAATTAGTTCTTTGGAAGtagtatatgttttttgtttatgaagAAATTCATTGGATCTTGTCTATAATAATCAAATCATTAGAATGAAAGGTATCGCtcctttattatatatataataatcaaataattaaattagaattattaaaacttgaacttatttggattttaaaaaaataattagcatggtaattttaatttttttatagtataacatcatttgaattttttttggtaaaataatatattttcacttTATCACGTTTcatatgatatttattaaatattgttatttttaaacacaacaacaagataattattatatttcagataaataacaattaaacatATCATGCTTTAGAAGCATGATAAGTTCACATcacgtttttttattattataaaaaataattccaaagGAACTAAGTTTTCAAGATTGAGTgtataccttaaaaaaaaaaaccaagaccgTTTCTCCTTACCATTAGTCTCGTCTGTGTTTATATTATAAGCAGCAGTAAGGTTTAAGTTACACTCTTACCTGCAAAAGTAGAAAGAAGATTAATTTGTtgctggagagagagagagagagagagagatgggtaGCTTAAAAGCTTGAATCCAAGTTTTGAAAAGGCGGAAAAAATGTTGAGAGAAGATTAATTTGTTGCTTAAAATATGAAAAGGctgtcagagagagagagagagagagagagagagagagagagagagagaatggaaTTGAAAATTAGCAAGTTTTCAGGGGAAGTGATGGAATAGAGAAAGCTGAAGAAGGTTGCGATGAAACTTTGGAATGCAGTTAAGAAGTAAATATtatgtaataatataaattatattttaaaattttatttaataatttaagttattaagttgAAAGAATTTATTAATGTAGTGTCAgagttttaataattaagtattataaatataaatttttattatttttatttatttgataaaaattaaatataaaataatataaatctatataaatttcaagtataaaaattttttatttaaaaaaatatattaaaaaataatataaattatatctttaacaTTATCTCACaacttaatataattataatcattaaccccttctctctctctctctctcatatgtATGTCTGGTTCGCTTGTTTGAGAGTAGACGTTGTTTACAAAGAAGAGAAGACATacacattaatttaattgttttcaaaCCATGACATGAtagtaattaattgatgaggTTTAGAAATACAATATCAATTTAGATGCCGTGTTCTTGAATAGTGATATTTTAAAgtatgttattttatcaaaaaaataatttatttttatgttaattggccttttcaaaaataattaaattaaaggatcATTAATTAGCCAGGCCATGTCAAAAATATAGGAAGACCAAACATTAAATCTTGCAAGATCATTTCCCTAACTGGTACACGTTCAATAGCATCTCTCAATTATTTgaggaataaaaattaaatatttattataaatttaaacataattaaaaaactctaaaatgcgtaagttttttattgtagttttttttttgtttcttctgtttttacATATCAATCACCGTGCACaaacacttgactttttttgtctttgtctttgttttcccttttttttttttgttttacctatgggtttttttttttttttgccttttcctttgtgttttttatttaatgaattttttttgtttaatttagtttgttaatatgaaaattttttttatttagttatcatactttcatgacaaggatttcaggtttgacgggttaacctgaattttttttttgtttttttttctttttaatcaattttttttcatttagtttagtttgttaatttttttttcatttgacccatagattttttttttctatttagttatcaaactttcattacgtGAATcccagatttgacgggttaacctgatttgacgggttaacttagttgattcagattttttttctttttcctcattagtaataggcttatgtctttttttttatgttttttttaattaattttttttcatttagtttagcttgttaatgttcaattttttttctatttcttttaatgaattttttttttgtttaatttagtttgttaatgtgattttttatttatttagttatcatactttcatgatacggatctcgggtttgacgggttaacctgaatttttttttttcctttttagtaataggcttatgtcttttgtttttttttaattaattttttttcgtttagtttaggttgttaatgttcaattttttttctatttcttttaatgaatttttttttgattaatttagtttgataatgtgaatttttttttttatttcgttatcatactttcatgacatggatctcgggtttgacgagttaacctgaattttttttttgtttttttgtttttaatcaattttttcatttagtttagtttgttaatttttttttcgtttgacccatcgattttttttttctatttagttctCAAACTTTCATAACGTGAATCacaggtttgacgagttaacctgatttgatgggttaactcagttgattcagattttttttctttttcctcattggTAATAGACttatgtcttttaatttttttaatttttttttttttgtttagtttaggttgttaatgttcaatttttttttctatttcttttaataaatttttttttgtttaatttagttggttaatgtgaattttttatttatttagttatcatactttcatgacacggatctcgagtttgacgggttaacctggtttaacgagttaacctgatttttttttgtttttttcctttttaatcaatttttttcgtttgacccatcgattttttttttctatttagttatcaaactttcatgatgtcaATCctaggtttaacgggttaacctgatttgatgggttaacttagttgattcaaattttttttcctttttctcattAGTAACAGGCTtatgtcttttgtttgtttttgtttttgtttttttatttttaaataatttttttcgtttagtttaggttgttaatgttcaattctttttttatttagttattacactttcatgacacggatttcGGATTTGACaggtaacctggtttgacaggttagcccgattaattctgggttaactcgttaattttttttttctatttaattatcaaactttcatgacacgaatccaaggtttagcgggttaacccaattaattcaatttttttttttttttcttcattagtttttttctttctattggtttttttttttttaattaattaatttaattatcacacttttatgacatgaccttgcagccagatCCGCATCTAAggctattggatctggtattggAGCTAGACCTactgggtcatgcaagtttaataataataataataatattattataaatattacttttgggtCAGATGTTATAGCCAAACTCAAAATTTTTGGATGTAGTTTTGTAGAAACacctaatatttttagatcttaattttttttggtattttttacaaaaaaaaattaactcgcgGTATCTTGTGGGTTATGCAACTAGTAGTTATTAAAATCTGTTTATAATAGGGTGCAGGCCCCAATATTCCAAGCTAAAGACATCAATGCGACGATGTTTATTTGATTTAGAAATGCAGGCCGCACCCTTCTCCATACCTAAAGATTACTTGGTCAAACAATaggtgattttaaaaaacacttcaaacttCCCTAAATGGACCACATCCTTGGAATATTACCTGTTAGTAAAGAAACCAAAAATAGGAGAGCTAAGTCAGCAACACGTGAAGTTAATCCTTAGGAAACCCCATGAGGCGCCTGAGAAGCTGCCGGCACCATCCAAGCAGCACCCACCACATCTAATGATCTGGACGCCTTCTGttattgaaagatgatgaaagtcAAAGGCCCATCTAGGACACATAGAGCACACATTGCAACACCGACTCTTGTCTTAATACAAGGGAATAGTCTCCCattcattcatttctttatttaaagCTAAAGTCAACTCTTAGTTCTTGAGCTTTTCTTCTTCCAAAACCTTGGAAAAGGTCCACGATTAATGCCCTCTCTGATTTTCCGTGTGCTGACTTTCGCTGGCTTCAACAGCttccacacacacatataaaaccGCATCCCTATCTCCCACaactttgaataataaaaagctATCTTGCAACTTCTAGCATGCTGTAGACAAGTTTGGAAGTTAAACAGATCCGTTCAAGAAATTCCATTCTTCAGCTTTTAATGGTAGAGCTCTCTCCTTACCTCCTTTCTGTCATTCAAGTgctctttttgtttcttgagtTTTGATATTCAAGTTAGAGCCCTTTTTAGTACTCTTGGTACGTTTGATCATATTGTTTCAGCTtctcttttttagttttgtttgtgTATTGTTAAGTTTGCTTCTCTGTTCTTCAAAATGGATCAAATCGATGttccttatcattttctttGCCCAATTTCCCTTCAACTCATGAGAGATCCAGTTACAGTCTCAACTGGGATTACCTATGATAGAGAGAACATTGAGAAGTGGTTATTTTcatgcaaaaataaaacttgCCCTGTCACAAAGCAAGAGTTGTTTACTGAAGATCTCACCCCAAACCACACCCTTCGTCGTTTGATCCAAGCATGGTGCACCCTCAATGCCTCGTTCGGTATCGAGAGAATCCCAACTCCAAAGCCACTCGCTGATAGAGCCCAGATCTCCAAACTCCTTAACGATGCTAAGAAATTTCCACACTTGCTGCTCAAGAATCTACGAAGGCTTAGATCAATCACGCTTGAAAGTGAAAGCAATAGAAGCTGTCTAGAGGAAGCTGGTGTAGTTGATTTCTTGGTTTCGATCTTGAAAACTGATAATTCTACTTCAGTTGAGATAGACAGCGATGATCATGAATCGGAGTTCACAAGGGCAAGTGATGAAGCTTTGAACATTCTTTATCATCTCAAAATATCACGGAGGCAACTAAAGAATCTGATAATCAACGATGGTGATCGGTTTCTAGAGTCGTTGCTGCAAATCTTGAAGCATAGCAGCTATCAATCTAGAGCTTATGCGACCATGTTGTTGAAGTCCGTTTTCGAAGTGGCTGATCCAACGCATTTGATTAGTATCAGACCGGAAATGTTTGTCGAGATAGTACGCGTACTTGATGATGAGATCTCACAACAGGCCTCAAAGGCAGCATTGAAGCTTCTCTTGGAAATTTGTCCATGGGGAAAAAACCGAATCAAAGCCGTCGAAGGTGGTGCAGTTTCTGTCTTGATCGAGCTTCTTCTTGATACATCAGACAGGAGAGCTTGTGAACTTATTCTAGCTGTTTTAGAACTGCTTTGTGGTTGTGCTGATGGACGAGCAGAGTTATTGAAGCACGGGGCAGGACTCGCAGTTGTTTCCAAGAAAATACTTAGGGTTTCTCATGTTGCAAGTGATAAGGCAGTGAGAATTCTGTGCTCCATTTGTAGGTTTTCTGCAACTTCTAGGGTTCTTCAAGAAATGTTGCAGGTTGGTGCTGTGACCAAGTTGTGTGTGCTTTTGCAAGTGGATAGTAGTTTAAAGAGCAAGGAGAGAGCTAGAGCGATCCTCAAGGTGCACTCCAAGGTTTGGAGGAGCTCTGCTTGTATCCCTGCATATTTGATGTCTTCTTATCCATCTTCCTGATTGGACCCTTTGTGTTTTGCGTGTATGATGATCAATGAGGCAAGGTTAATTTCACCTCATGCAATACAActtgaaatattatatattttttcaaatttctagtcaaagtatttttcatttgaataaGTGTGCTAAgactaatataaaattatgtattGTGTTTGAATCGTCttccttaattaaattaagcaaattaaatataagatataTGATGGtaaatttgtatatatttcaaatttaaaaagactTTACTTGttagataatatataataataaaaaactattcatttaCGTTATTAGATTGAGATGCAATATCGTAGTGAAAGGATTCCTTTATGCATGCAATATCGTAGTCAAAAGaccaattttgatttattaactATACACAGCTAGCATGCTGGGTTAACTTTTACTGAGTGTTTGTATTTGAGGTGGAGGTTGAGGTTTAGGTGTGGgacccattaaaaaataaaaaaataaaaaaaaatatttttttgtggttgaggtttGTGCATAAATGGATTGTACCCAATCATaacctcaaccacaaaaagcaaaaacaaacacactcgtAATTGTgatttatttggtattgtgatgtggcgtgatttttaaaaatattttttaattaaaaatattttaaaatatatatttttatttttaatattaatatatcaaaattaaccaaaaatatttaaaaatatattatattatttttttaaatataaaaaatttaaaaaacattttgaaaaatatattataatataaaaaacaatatttgtggctggtttttttttctcttgatcaAGTACGTACAAGTCATTAATTCGAATCAATATCAAATGGTAGTGCTGAATTAGCTAATTAAGTGTGTACATTAACTAAAAGGTCTTAAACTCAAGAAATTAATTGctcttaaaaatcttaaatactttcaaaagtaattaatttaaataaatgaaaatgagCAGAGATCAATGTGATTTTCTCCTTAGTTTGGCTGGTGACTTAAAAGAGAAATTCAGATGCATAAATACTTCTTGAGAGTTGATGGGTTTTATGTGTTTGGGAATGtggtaatggttattttttaaagtgtttttcattccaaaatatatcaaaataatatattttttattttaaattttttttttgatatcagcatattaaaatggtataaaaatatcaaaattttaaatgtatattaaaattaaaaataaactaaaacagaaTGATGATTTTCAACGGTGAATATCATTacttctttatatatttataaaacatttttcattaatagtcaaaaactattattttgccctagaaataaaaaatcaattgttattgttttgggatagaattgtttttttttttttttaaagccatGAAATGACTCATTTACCTTATAAGGCAAATATTTTagagttaatattaaaaatatcaaaattttaaatatatattaaaattaaaaataaactaaaacagaaTTTCATCCGTGGATATCATCACTTcttcatatatttataaaacactTTTCATCAATAGTCAAAACTATTCTTTTGCCCTAAACATGAAAAATCAATTGTCATTGTTTTGGGatagaattgttttttcatttttttaaaagcaatgaAATAACTCATTTACTCTATAAGGCAAATTTTTTAGAGTTGACATTAATAAGTTttgttagttattttatttattttactgtaAAATGATTCTATTAtcattgaaatcaattttttttactataaagttgattgagaaaaattaaatcatttaataaatataaaataataatgtaatagAAAAATTGTTAGTGTGTGTGGGAGGTGCCTAAGCCTTTTTAGTGGCGCATGCAACATCTTACGATGTTCTCTTCATATTTGGAAAGCACGTGGTGACAAATGTGGCAGAGTTTGTCACcgacaatgttttttttttcttccttctcttttcttccccCTCACCTCAAAATGTAGgctaatcatttaaaaatttaaaattattcttttagttattggtatttcaacttcgatttttattttttttcttgacccttttgttgaattttaatttgtttttaatttcatcttttaattccaagttattgtatatattttttaatttggttcttattttttttattctttccctttttgtagaatttttttttttttcaatttcaccattcaatatcaatttatgatatattatttgttttcgatattgtccttattctttttatttctatttttttgccctttcgtaaaatctttatttatttttaattttatccttcaatcccaatttgtgatttattgttttttttttcaatttggtcctcactcttttgattttttttgtccttttgttaaattgat
This genomic interval from Populus alba chromosome 1, ASM523922v2, whole genome shotgun sequence contains the following:
- the LOC118046950 gene encoding E3 ubiquitin-protein ligase PUB23 encodes the protein MDQIDVPYHFLCPISLQLMRDPVTVSTGITYDRENIEKWLFSCKNKTCPVTKQELFTEDLTPNHTLRRLIQAWCTLNASFGIERIPTPKPLADRAQISKLLNDAKKFPHLLLKNLRRLRSITLESESNRSCLEEAGVVDFLVSILKTDNSTSVEIDSDDHESEFTRASDEALNILYHLKISRRQLKNLIINDGDRFLESLLQILKHSSYQSRAYATMLLKSVFEVADPTHLISIRPEMFVEIVRVLDDEISQQASKAALKLLLEICPWGKNRIKAVEGGAVSVLIELLLDTSDRRACELILAVLELLCGCADGRAELLKHGAGLAVVSKKILRVSHVASDKAVRILCSICRFSATSRVLQEMLQVGAVTKLCVLLQVDSSLKSKERARAILKVHSKVWRSSACIPAYLMSSYPSS